The genomic stretch TTCGCTTGCAAAGTCAAGAGATGTACTTCTATTTGCAGTCCTGGGCGGACCGTTAAGTTGTTTGGTCAGCGCCAGCACCGGCGTAACGAGCCTTTTGCTTACGGGTACGCTCACATGGCAAGATTTCCCATTAAACTGGGTGACCTGGTGGACCGGTGACGCCATTGGAGTCCTGATATTTGCGCCTTTGATTCTTCTAGCCGCCGGAAAGGAAGTGGTTGGTCCGTTCCGAAGAAAGATGTCGGTTACCGTTCCGCTTTTTCTTACTCTTGTGCTGGCTGTCTTGCTTCATGTTTATGCAAATGTTCTGGAAGAGCAACGAATTCTGCTTGAATTCCAGCGAAGGTCGGAGGCCCTGGGGCATGCAGTGCGTGGCAATTTTGAAGGCTGTCTGAAAATTCTCCAATCAGTAAGAGCGTTTTACACAGCGTCTAATGGTGTGACCCGTCAAGAGTTCCACAGGTTTATTCAGCATATACCGACAAACGATCTGGGGATTCAAGCACTGTCATGGGTGCCCCGAGTCGGTCAATCGGAGCGCCGCGAATTTGAGGAACGAATCCGGCAGGAGGGTCACTCTGGATTCGAAATAGTCGAAATGAATTCCCGAGAACAATTAGTGCGGGCCGGTGAACGCGCTTTCTATTTTCCAGTTTGTTTCATAGAACCCTTCGCCGGGAACGAAACCGCACTGGGGTTTGATCTGGCGTCCGACCCGGACAGACTTGCGGCTTTAGACCGGGCAGGGGAAAGCGGTGAAGCATCTGCTTCCAGCTGGATCACGCTTGTACAGGAGAGAGAACATCAGTTTGGTTTTCTGCTGGTGCTTCCTCTGTTACGAACGGATTACACATCGGAGACGATTGAAAATGGCCTGAAGAATTGCGAAGCCTTCATTTCGGGCGTTTTTCGAATCGGCGATCTGATCAACAAATCCGCTAGAGGGCTTGACAGCAAAGGCATTGTGATTCGTTTGTTTGGCAATTCAGACAAAGGGGAAGAGAAACTGATTTATCAGTCGGCTGAATCGCCTCCTGCGCAGGATCCACAAACAACCATGAAGTTGAATATGGCCGGGCGTTTATGGATTCTGCGCTTTTCTGCTAGCAGTGAATACCTGTTAGCGCAGAGATCGTGGCAGAGATGGGCTTTACTGGCAGGAGGATTACTGTTTACAGGTCTTTTGGGAATCCTGCTGCTCCTGGTCACAGGACGCACGTTAGAGGTTGAAGAAGTCGTCGGACATAGAACGGCGGATCTGGTGCGAACTAACGAAGCACTGCGACAGAGCGAAGAACGGTTTCGTTCAGTGGTGCAGTCGGCCCTCGATGCCATTGTTCTGGCGGATGAGAACGGATGTGTTGTTTCGTGCAACCGGAGCGCAGAACAGATTTTCGGCTATACCGAACAGGAATTAGCGGGCCGCCCGTTAACGGTCCTGATGCCTGTGCGATATAGAGACGCGCATAGCAGCGGGCTGGAACGTTTCAAATCAACCGGCGCACACACGGTCATCGGAAAGGTCCTCGAGCTTCACGGTCTCCGTAAGGACGGCGTCGAATTTCCATTAGAGATCTCCATCAGCACGTGGCAAAGCGGCCAACAATCCTTCTTTGCTGGAGTTATTCGCGATATTACTGAGCGTAAGAGATCGGAAGAAGCGCTTCGCCAATCCCGCTCCGAGTCGCAAAGGAAAGCAGAAGAACTGGAACAATTTGCCTATGTTGCATCTCACGACTTGCAAGAACCGCTGCGTATGGTGATCAGTTACATGCAGCTTCTCGAACAAAAGTATAAAAACCGGCTTGACTCTCAGGCCGAGAAGTTCATTGAATACGCTGTCGACGGCTCTCTACGAATGAGAGCATTGATTAAGGACTTGCTGGTTTACTCCCGTCTGGGACGCAGCGTTGAAGACTTTCACACTATTGACTGCGGGATTATAGTCTCTCAAGTTTTGTCTGATCTCCAGGTTGCGATTCAGGAAGCAGGCGCAAGCGTAACTTATGACCAGCTGCCCTCCATCACATGCGATGCTATTCAAGTGAGTCAATTGTTTCAAAACTTGATCAGCAACGCCATCAAGTTTCGTAGCAATTCCACTCCTCATATTCATATCTCTGCGGACCTGAAAGGACGAGAGTGGCTGTTTTGTGTTCAAGATAACGGAATAGGCATTTCTCTCGAATACAATGAACGTGTCTTCCTGGTATTTCAACGTCTTCATACCAGAAAGGAATACCCGGGAACGGGGATCGGTCTTGCGATTTGCCGAAAGATAGTGGAGCGACATGGGGGGCGAATTTGGGTAGAATCTGAGGTGGGAAAAGGCTCTAAATTCTATTTTACGCTACCGGCGGAAGGAGGATTATGAACATTGTTGAAATACTCCTGGTTGAGGATAATCCTGGCGATGTGGAACTGACCACTATGGCCCTTCAAGATGCCAAGATCATTAACCATGTGACGGTTGTCGAGGATGGGCTGGAGGCTATGGCACTATTACACCGCCGAGGGAAATATGCCACGGCTTCTCGTCCGGACGCTATTCTGCTCGACCTCAATCTGCCCAAGATGGACGGCCGTGCTGTCCTGGCGGAAATCAAAAGGGATGAAGATCTCAGGACGATACCGGTTGTAGTGCTTACAACATCGGATGACGATGCAGATATTTTGAAGGCTTACGATCTCCATGCCAATTGCTATGTCACCAAGCCTGTCGACGTTAAGCAGTTCCTTAAGGTTGTGAAATCTATTGAGGACTTTTGGTTTACCATCGTAAAGCTTCCGGGAAAAAAGAAGATGAAAAGAAAATGATCTTGTATCTGTCTCATGTTTTCTCAACTTTCTCAGTGATTTGATCTTGCCTTATACAGTTTCCTGTCGAAGGCCGCGCCCGGCACAGTTCTTGCTGAGATGGCGTACTCAGTACCCATACCGTTCGAAAAGAGTATGCCATTGGACAAAAGGTCGACAGGTCGTCTTTCAGAGGGCGTGCATGCCCTTTTAGTGGAAGACAACGCCGGGGATACTCTCTTAGTTCAGGAGTATCTTGTTTCGGATTCGAA from bacterium encodes the following:
- a CDS encoding CHASE domain-containing protein, whose translation is MAGLAYFVAGKLALLLAIPPGYATAVWPAAGIALAAVLTRGYHVWPGILLGSFFVNVSTSMQSAAAGTVTNFIILPLSIGAGAALQAAIGAYLIRRKIGYPNSLAKSRDVLLFAVLGGPLSCLVSASTGVTSLLLTGTLTWQDFPLNWVTWWTGDAIGVLIFAPLILLAAGKEVVGPFRRKMSVTVPLFLTLVLAVLLHVYANVLEEQRILLEFQRRSEALGHAVRGNFEGCLKILQSVRAFYTASNGVTRQEFHRFIQHIPTNDLGIQALSWVPRVGQSERREFEERIRQEGHSGFEIVEMNSREQLVRAGERAFYFPVCFIEPFAGNETALGFDLASDPDRLAALDRAGESGEASASSWITLVQEREHQFGFLLVLPLLRTDYTSETIENGLKNCEAFISGVFRIGDLINKSARGLDSKGIVIRLFGNSDKGEEKLIYQSAESPPAQDPQTTMKLNMAGRLWILRFSASSEYLLAQRSWQRWALLAGGLLFTGLLGILLLLVTGRTLEVEEVVGHRTADLVRTNEALRQSEERFRSVVQSALDAIVLADENGCVVSCNRSAEQIFGYTEQELAGRPLTVLMPVRYRDAHSSGLERFKSTGAHTVIGKVLELHGLRKDGVEFPLEISISTWQSGQQSFFAGVIRDITERKRSEEALRQSRSESQRKAEELEQFAYVASHDLQEPLRMVISYMQLLEQKYKNRLDSQAEKFIEYAVDGSLRMRALIKDLLVYSRLGRSVEDFHTIDCGIIVSQVLSDLQVAIQEAGASVTYDQLPSITCDAIQVSQLFQNLISNAIKFRSNSTPHIHISADLKGREWLFCVQDNGIGISLEYNERVFLVFQRLHTRKEYPGTGIGLAICRKIVERHGGRIWVESEVGKGSKFYFTLPAEGGL
- a CDS encoding response regulator; translated protein: MNIVEILLVEDNPGDVELTTMALQDAKIINHVTVVEDGLEAMALLHRRGKYATASRPDAILLDLNLPKMDGRAVLAEIKRDEDLRTIPVVVLTTSDDDADILKAYDLHANCYVTKPVDVKQFLKVVKSIEDFWFTIVKLPGKKKMKRK